From the genome of Spirosomataceae bacterium TFI 002, one region includes:
- a CDS encoding L-rhamnose mutarotase, producing the protein MKRLAFKMKLKPGFKQEYIKRHNEIWPELKELLRSTGVHDYSIFLDEETNTLYASQKVSGEAGSQDLASNPIVQKWWDYMADLMEVNPDNSPVSIELEEVFHME; encoded by the coding sequence ATGAAACGTCTCGCTTTCAAAATGAAGCTTAAGCCAGGGTTTAAGCAAGAATATATCAAAAGGCATAATGAGATTTGGCCTGAACTCAAAGAGCTACTTCGCTCTACAGGAGTACATGACTATTCTATATTTTTGGATGAAGAGACCAATACACTCTATGCATCTCAAAAGGTGAGCGGGGAGGCGGGTTCTCAGGATTTGGCAAGTAATCCTATTGTTCAAAAATGGTGGGACTACATGGCTGACCTTATGGAAGTTAATCCAGATAACTCGCCAGTTTCTATTGAGTTGGAAGAGGTTTTTCACATGGAATAA